A portion of the Pseudomonas koreensis genome contains these proteins:
- the mazG gene encoding nucleoside triphosphate pyrophosphohydrolase, translated as MYTLEDLLHLMSRLRDPRFGCPWDIKQTYASIVPHTLEEAYEVADAIERGDLDHLQGELGDLLFQVVYYSQLAKEEGRFEFAGVIDSITRKLIRRHPHVFPTGDLYAPLDVPRLSEEQVKQRWEQIKAEERAEKASAPEQLSLLDDVPATLPALSRSAKLQKRAGQVGFDWPDALPVLDKVREELDEVLEAMSENDPLAVADEIGDLLFSVVNLARHLKVDPETALRGANGKFERRFRFIEQALRDTHRPMEDCTLEELDALWGEAKRQEKNEPSCG; from the coding sequence ATGTACACCCTCGAAGACCTGCTCCATCTGATGTCCCGTCTGCGCGATCCGCGGTTCGGTTGTCCGTGGGACATCAAGCAAACCTACGCGAGCATCGTCCCGCACACCCTCGAAGAAGCCTATGAAGTGGCCGATGCCATCGAGCGTGGCGATCTCGATCACTTGCAGGGCGAGTTGGGCGATCTGCTGTTTCAGGTGGTCTATTACAGCCAGTTGGCCAAGGAAGAAGGCCGGTTCGAATTCGCCGGGGTGATCGACAGCATCACGCGCAAATTGATTCGCCGCCATCCCCACGTGTTTCCCACCGGCGATCTGTACGCGCCGCTCGACGTGCCGCGCTTGAGCGAAGAGCAGGTCAAGCAGCGCTGGGAACAGATCAAGGCTGAGGAGCGCGCCGAGAAAGCTTCGGCGCCCGAGCAGTTGTCGCTGCTTGACGATGTGCCGGCCACGTTGCCGGCACTGTCGCGCTCAGCCAAGTTGCAGAAGCGCGCCGGGCAGGTCGGTTTCGACTGGCCGGACGCCTTGCCGGTGCTCGACAAGGTCCGCGAAGAGCTTGATGAAGTGCTCGAAGCCATGTCGGAAAACGATCCGCTGGCGGTGGCCGACGAGATCGGCGACCTGCTGTTTTCCGTGGTCAATCTGGCCAGGCATCTGAAGGTCGATCCGGAAACCGCCTTGCGCGGCGCCAACGGCAAGTTTGAAAGACGTTTCCGTTTTATCGAACAGGCATTGCGCGACACCCACCGTCCCATGGAAGATTGCACCCTCGAAGAGTTGGACGCCCTCTGGGGCGAAGCCAAACGCCAGGAAAAGAATGAGCCCAGCTGCGGCTGA